The Blattabacterium cuenoti genome includes the window TAAAATTCCTGTATATTCATACCATTGAATCCATTCTGTATGATTAGCAAACCCATTTCCCAAATTTAGCCATGGCCAAGATAATTCCCATTCTAAATGCATTTTTTCAAATGAAATCCATAAACAAACCAAAAATACATATCCTATTCTTTTATCTTTTACATGTCTTTTAATCCATGAATAAAAAAAAAAAATAATTGACATAAAAAAAGAATTAAAAAACACAGGAATTAAATAGGCTTCTATAGCAAAAGTTCCATTAGTTCTTTTTGCATAAGATAACCACTGTGTAGAAATAGAATTCCATGTTAAAAAAGTAATAAAAGAAAACAATAAAATATAAAATAAAGAATGATTCAAATAATTCTCTACATATAATAAAGGAATAAAAGCTACAAATAAATATATGGGACATCCATCAGTAGGCCATCCTAATCCCAATAAAATTCCCGAAAATACACTATATATAAAAAATTCAATTTTTTTTATGTTGTGTAAAATTTTAACTTACTGTTTGTTAACCAGTGGAGCTGGCGGGATTCGAACCCGCGTCCAAACAAGTAGTATAAAAGATTTCTACATATTTATCCAAAAATTTTTATATTTTTTTATCCAAGTTTTGGATCTTGAATAAAAACTTTAGATTCAAAATTTAATTTCAGAGAACTTAAGAATCATCTGTTTTCTTATCCTTAATACTTTTGAGTACCTCTATATCAGAAATTATAAGGAAAAATTTCTGAGAGATATTTTGCTTCTGCATTTTATGCAGACTAAGCTATAACGTTTTTAACAACATTAAGCAGCAAAAGCGTATTCTTTTTCGCCATTTATATATTTTGTAACGCTTGATTTTCGTGTGATACCTTACGTGACACGATATGCTTTCTTCTATAACTAATCTTGCTGTCAAATCCAAAATCAGCCCCCATTTATTCTTCTTACAAAAGAATGATCTAGATCAAACTGGTTTGATCTGATGCATCTATTCTTATAAAGATAAATAATAAAACCGTAAAAGACCAAAGAGATGATCCTCCATAACTAAAAAAAGGTAAAACAATTCCTATTGTAGGAAAAAGACCCATAACCATCCCTAAATTAATAATAAAATGAATAAAAAGAATATTTCCAACTGAATATCCAAAAATTCTTCCAAAAATATTTTTTTGCCTTTCAGATAAAAAATAAATACGACTAATAAATAATAAATAAAATATAATCAAAATTACACTTCCTATAAAACCCCATTCTTCTCCTACTGTACAAAAAATATAATCAGTATGTTGTTCAGGAACAAATTTTCCTTTTGTAACAGTTCCTTTTTGATATCCCTTTCCAAAGAATTTTCCAGAACCAATAGCTGTTTTAGAATATAATAAATTATATCCTACATTATCTCTATATTTTCTGTCAAATTCATTTTGAAATAAAATATTGATTCTATCTTTATGATGTTGTTTAAAAAATTTTTGAAAAAAAAATGGAGAAAAAAAAGAAAAAACTGAAAAACTAATAAATAAGAATATATAAAAAAATAAATCTATAAATGATAGATATTTTTTTTGAAAAAAAAATAAAAAAATAAAACTAATAAATAAAAGTAAAATGACGATCCAAGGCGATAAGTTTATCGAAACTACAAACAATAAAATATAAAATAAAAAATAAAGTATAAAAGAGATAGATAAACCTTCTCTATATAAAGTAAGAAGAAAAGAAGAAAAAACTATAGAAGAACCAGGATCTGGTTGTAACAATATCAAAAAAGAGGGTAACACTAATATAATAGATATATGTAATAATGCTTTATTATTATTCTCTATATTCTCCTGACTCATAATATGAGCGATCATCAAAGATGTTGATATTTTAGCTAATTCAGATGGTTGAAAACTAATAGGGCCAAAAACATACCAAGATTTTGAACCATTTATATTTTTTCCCAAAAAAAATACTCCAATTAAAAGAAATAACGTAAACAAAAATAAAAATGGTGTTATGTGCTTATAATGAATAGGTTTAAATAAAAAAATAACAAATATGAAAAAAAAACTTAATAATATCCATATTAATTGTTTTTCTGCTTTTTCTGGAGATACGGAATATAAATTCATACATCCAAAAAAAATCATTGTCATATAAATGATAACAATTATCCAATCTATATTTCTAAACAATATTTTATTTCTTTTGATCAATAGAATTTTTTGTGTAAAAATTATTAAATTTTTTCATTTTTGCTATTGAACTATATATTTTTTGTAGTCCTGATGTCATTATTTTTTTTTCAAGATTTTTTCTATTCACATTATTTGTTATATACTTTTCTGCAATAAGACTAGCAATAGGTCCAGCCCAACGAGATCCAAATCCTCCATTTTCTATAATAACAGAAATAGCAATTTTAGGATCTTCTACGGGAGCAAATAATATAAAAATAGAATGATCGGGTAAAGAAACTATTTTATGATTTACTTTAATAAAATTCTGAGAAGTTCCTGTTTTTCCAGCCATTCTAATGTCAGATGATTTGAAACTTTTTCCAGTTCCAATAATGAAAACTTTTTCCATTCCATTAATAATGAAATCAAAATATTTACTTTTAACTTTAGTATATTTAGCTATAGTATAATTAGGATTGGATATCGGTTGATGATTAATTCGTTTTACTATATGTGGAGTATAAAAAAAACCCCGATTTGCTATGGCACAAACCATATTAGCTAACTGCATAGGAGTTACATTGATTTCCCCTTGACCAATACTATTAGAAATGATCGTAATGGCATTCCATTTTGTTGTTCCGTATTTTTTATTATAATAATCTCCGGAAGGAATAATACCTTTTTCTCCTGTAGCTAAATCATTATATAAATAATTCCCAAAACCAAAACTTTTTATGATATCACACCATTCATTCACTCCTTTTGTCAAATTTTTTGGATATTTTTCTATAACACGTTTATAAACTTGTGCAAAATAGTTATTACAAGAAACAGCGACAGCCGTTTCTACCCCTATAGGAAATCCATGAAATCCAGAATGACAATGAATTCTTTTTTTTCCATATTTGAATCCCTTATAACATATAAAAGTAGTATTGGGATCTACAACTTCCATTTGAAGACCTGCTAACTCAGTTAGTAATTTAAATGGAGAAGCTGGTGGATAACGAGCTTGTGTGGTTCGATCAAATAAAGGGTTGTCTATTGTATTTTTTATTAATTTTTGAAATTCTTTAGAACGATTTAGCCCTACAAACAAATTAGGATTGTTAATGGGACTAGAAACCAAAGATAAAATTTCTCCATTTTTAGGATTTATAGCGACTATTCCTCCTTTTTTTTGATACATCAGCTGTTCTGCATAATTTTGCAAATTCCAATCTATAGTTAAAGAAATATCATCACCACTTATAGCTTTTACATTATTTTTACTATTGTTATACCCTCCTATAATACACCCTTTTCTATCTCTTAACCAATATTTTACCCCTTTTTTTCCTCTCAAAACTTTTTCATAAGATTTTTCTACCCCAGCCCAACCAATAAAATCTCCTATTTGATAATAATTAGATTCTTTTTTAATATCTTTTTGAGTTACTTCTCCTATATATCCTAAAACATTAGCTGAACTTTCTACTTTATAATCCCTAAGAGAACGTTTTGTCCAATCAAATCCTTTGTATTTATAAAGTTTTTCTTGTATAGTGGCAAATTTTTCTTTAGAAATAAAAGGTAAAAAAACAGATGGTAAATATTTAGAATACGCTTTTGCTTTTTCTAAATTTTTATAAAAAATATTTTTCTCAATTCCTACAAGATTACAAAATTCCATAATATTAAAATGTTCATCTATAAGAATAGGAACAACTATTAACTCGTAAATAGATTTGTTAAAAACCAAAAGATTTTCATTTCTGTCAAAAATAGAACCTCTTTCAGGAATAATAATTTCTTGTTTAATAGAAGTATTAAATGCATTCAAAATATACTTTTCCGTATATATTTGTATATAAAATAGCCTAATTATAAAAATAATACCGAAAAAACTTAACAAAATATAAAAATTATATAATTTTTTCAATGTTTAATTTTTCTGAAAAAAAAATATATAATACATAAAATAGTTGTAAAAATACTGCTTAATATTGTTCTAAATAAAACAATTCTATTAAAAATAGTTCCTTTCAACATTTCTAATATTAATAAAGAAAAATGATGTATAACAACTAAAGAAAATATATAAAGCATTTTCCTAATCAAAGGCAATTCATAAATTGAAAAATCATTTCTATTTATAAAATTTTTTCCATCAAAAAAATGGAGAAATTTTAGTCTTAAAAAAGCAGATAAAGTAGAAGAAAAAGCATGAAACCCTCCAGTATTCATACAATGATCTATCACCCATCCTATTAAAAATGATAAGAATAAAAATACAAATTTATTTTTATTGTATGGATATACTAGTATAAAAAGAACATATATATAAGAATAGCATCTTAAGAATAAAAATAAGGGATTTAATATTGATATTTGAATTAAACAAAGAAAAAAAATATAAAAGACAGAAATAATAAAATTTTTAATTAAATTCATTATTTATTTTCAACTTTATAAAGTTGAACATTATCCCATTCTTCTTTTAATAAATTTTTCACAACATAAGCATTTTCTATCGTAGAAAAATTAGCCATGAGTTTCACTTTTATAATATAATTTGCATGTTCTTCATCCAATTTATAAGAATAAACTCTTCCAATAGGAATTCCTTCAGGAAAAGTCACTGATTTACCATCTGTTTCTACAATATCTCCTTTATGGATAGTGGAATGTCTGGGTATATCATATAAAACTACATATTCATAATTCAATCCATCCCAACTCAGAGTTCCAAAATATTTATTTTTCTTTAGTCTGGCATTAACTTTAATTTTTTGATTTAAAAGAGAAATCGCAATACTAAAATGTGGAGAAGTTTTTATAATAATTCCTGCAATTCCATTATATAATATAATCCCCATATCTGGTTTTATTTCATCTATACTTCCTTTGTTTATAGTTATATAATTTTCCTGTTCATGAATACTGTTATTTATAATTTGTACTGGAGTAAAGGTATATTGTTGTAAATAATTAATATCCTCTTTTTTAAAATCCTTAGATATTTTTCTTATTTTAGAAAATATTTGAGCATCATGTAATCTTTTATTTTCATTTAAAAGTTTTTTATTTTCAATTTCTAATAAAAAATAATTCCGAAGTTTATGGATAGTCTCATAAATTTTTCCAATCATAAAATTGGAAGAACCTTCATAAATATATTGGTGAAATTTTGAATTTGAAAAAGAAAGAAAAATAGCAGCGGATTC containing:
- the rodA gene encoding rod shape-determining protein RodA → MIKRNKILFRNIDWIIVIIYMTMIFFGCMNLYSVSPEKAEKQLIWILLSFFFIFVIFLFKPIHYKHITPFLFLFTLFLLIGVFFLGKNINGSKSWYVFGPISFQPSELAKISTSLMIAHIMSQENIENNNKALLHISIILVLPSFLILLQPDPGSSIVFSSFLLTLYREGLSISFILYFLFYILLFVVSINLSPWIVILLLFISFIFLFFFQKKYLSFIDLFFYIFLFISFSVFSFFSPFFFQKFFKQHHKDRINILFQNEFDRKYRDNVGYNLLYSKTAIGSGKFFGKGYQKGTVTKGKFVPEQHTDYIFCTVGEEWGFIGSVILIIFYLLFISRIYFLSERQKNIFGRIFGYSVGNILFIHFIINLGMVMGLFPTIGIVLPFFSYGGSSLWSFTVLLFIFIRIDASDQTSLI
- the mrdA gene encoding penicillin-binding protein 2, producing MKKLYNFYILLSFFGIIFIIRLFYIQIYTEKYILNAFNTSIKQEIIIPERGSIFDRNENLLVFNKSIYELIVVPILIDEHFNIMEFCNLVGIEKNIFYKNLEKAKAYSKYLPSVFLPFISKEKFATIQEKLYKYKGFDWTKRSLRDYKVESSANVLGYIGEVTQKDIKKESNYYQIGDFIGWAGVEKSYEKVLRGKKGVKYWLRDRKGCIIGGYNNSKNNVKAISGDDISLTIDWNLQNYAEQLMYQKKGGIVAINPKNGEILSLVSSPINNPNLFVGLNRSKEFQKLIKNTIDNPLFDRTTQARYPPASPFKLLTELAGLQMEVVDPNTTFICYKGFKYGKKRIHCHSGFHGFPIGVETAVAVSCNNYFAQVYKRVIEKYPKNLTKGVNEWCDIIKSFGFGNYLYNDLATGEKGIIPSGDYYNKKYGTTKWNAITIISNSIGQGEINVTPMQLANMVCAIANRGFFYTPHIVKRINHQPISNPNYTIAKYTKVKSKYFDFIINGMEKVFIIGTGKSFKSSDIRMAGKTGTSQNFIKVNHKIVSLPDHSIFILFAPVEDPKIAISVIIENGGFGSRWAGPIASLIAEKYITNNVNRKNLEKKIMTSGLQKIYSSIAKMKKFNNFYTKNSIDQKK
- the mreC gene encoding rod shape-determining protein MreC; its protein translation is MREFFNFFLKCRFFIFFFLLESAAIFLSFSNSKFHQYIYEGSSNFMIGKIYETIHKLRNYFLLEIENKKLLNENKRLHDAQIFSKIRKISKDFKKEDINYLQQYTFTPVQIINNSIHEQENYITINKGSIDEIKPDMGIILYNGIAGIIIKTSPHFSIAISLLNQKIKVNARLKKNKYFGTLSWDGLNYEYVVLYDIPRHSTIHKGDIVETDGKSVTFPEGIPIGRVYSYKLDEEHANYIIKVKLMANFSTIENAYVVKNLLKEEWDNVQLYKVENK